Genomic DNA from Candidatus Limnocylindrales bacterium:
CGACGGCGAGCAGCTGCTTCGCGACGAGACGAGCGGGCTCCAGTATCTCGAAGTGCTGACGGGAGGAGCGGCAACCGCCGACCCGGTGCCGATCGTGGTCGCGATGCACGGTCTCGGGGATCATCCGGAGACGTTTCGCCTGCTCCTCGACGATCTTCCGGCGAAAGCGCGCGTGATCTTCCCGCGCGGGCCGATGCCGCACGGCGACGACGGCTTCTCGTGGTTCGACTTCCAGCCGGATGACGACGAAGGGCAGGCTGCGCTCGGCGACGGCATCAAGGCGGCCGCGGAACGCATCACGCAGCTCGTCGAATCGCTGAAGAAACAGCGCGGCGGACCGGGGCGCGTCGTCGTCTGCGGTTTCTCGCAAGGCGGAATTCTCTCATTCGAGATGGCGGCGCTCCATCCCGACCTGATCGCAGAGGCGATTCCCGTCAGCGGCTACCTGCCGTCGCCGCTGTGGCCGGCCGAGCGTCCGAAGACGCGGCCGCTTCCGAAGATCATCGCGCTGCACGGCGAAGCCGACCGGCTCATTCCGCTGCAGTGGGCCAACTGGACGGTCGAGGCGCTGCGCAGCAACGGCTACGACATTTCGCTGCGCTCGTGGCCGAAGGTATCGCACGCGCTGTCGCCCGAAATGCGCGCCACTTTGATCAGCGCAGTCGTCAGCGCCGTCGAAGCGCTCTCGCCGCACGATGCATCGGTGGGTCCGCCCGAGAAGGACGCACCCGCGCCGCCGCCCGAAGTCCCTGCATCGCCGGCAAGATAACGACGCTCACTTTGTCCGGCACGCCGATTGCTCCGCGTGATTGCCGTCTCTCGGGCTCCAGCGATCGCATGCCGCGCTGCGCACGCGTCTGTGTCGTGCAGTACGAAGTACGCTCGACAACGCGTCGTGCGGGGCTATTCTGCCCGTTGCGATGAGCTGCGGGGGTCTACAGTTCGATTGCGATCTACGACGCCGGATCAGCGCTAATCTCGATACGTTCGAGCGCCGGGCATATCCGCGTTCGTGCCTGAAAGCGGCGGCCGTTGCCGTGACGATCCTTTCCGACGACGAGCAGCGTCCGTGCTTCGTGCTCACGCGTCGCGCCGCGCGCATGCGTTCGCACAGCCGGCAGTGGGCGCTTCCGGGCGGACGCATCGATCATGGCGAAACCGCAGCGCAGGCTGCTCTGCGTGAGCTCGAGGAAGAAGTCGGGCTGGTTCTTTCCGCGGATCGCGTGCTCGGCCTGCTCGACGACTATCCGACGCGCTCCGGTTACGTGATCACGCCGGTCGTTTTGTGGGCGCGGCGCGATTGCCAGCTGATTCCCAATCCGGCCGAAGTGGCCGAAGTCTACCGCATACCGCTCGCCGAGCTCGAGCATCCCGAAGTTCCCCAGGTCCGCAATATTCCCGAGAGCTCCCGCCCCGTGATTTCGATTCCGCTGATGGGAACGAACGTTCATGCACCGACCGCGGCGGTTCTGTATCAGCTTCGCGAGGTCGCGATCTGGGGACGCAAGACCCGCGTCGCCCATTTCGAGCAGCCGGTTTTTGCGTGGAGCTGACCAGCTCCTTCCGATGGAGCTGAATGCTCCGGCAGCCGCTACTCACACTGCTCGCCGCCTATCGGCCGTTCGACGAGCACGATGCCCGCGCGCGTGATCGCATCGTGCGCTTCGTCGAGTCGCATGCCGACTGCTTCGAGCGCTCGCTGGCGATCGGCCACGTGACCGGCTCGGCATGGATCGTCGATCCGTCGCGGTCGCGCTGCCTTCTGACTCACCACCGCAAGCTCGACCGCTGGCTGCAGCTCGGCGGGCACGCCGATGGAGAGTGCGACGTGCTTGCGGTCGCGATGCGCGAGGCCCGCGAAGAGTCGGGCCTTACGTCGCTGCGTGCGGTTTCCGACGCAATCTTCGATTGCGACGTGCATCCGATCCCGGAGCGCAAGTCCGAGGCCGAACATCATCACTACGACGTCCGTTTCCTCGTCGAGGCCGATCCGGACGAGCCGCTGGTCGTCAGCGACGAGTCGCACGAGCTCGCGTGGATCGCGCTCGAAGACGTCGCGAGCCTCTCCGGCGACTGGTCAGTCGAGCGCATGGCGGCAAAGACCGCGCGCTAGCGCGGTCGGTCAGAAGCCCCGCGCGCTAGCGCGGTCGGTCAAAAGGATCCGCGCGCTAGCAGCGGTCGGTCAGAAGCCCCGCGCGCTAGCTGGTAAACCTCGCCCGCTGTGCATAAAGTCCGCCGCCGGGTTCGCAAAACGGACCCGACCTGGGTCGCCGCTCCGCCTGAGCCGCGACGACGGCAGGCGCCGCCCAGACTCCACCGGCCCCAAGCTCCACAGGTTCCAGAGGATCCCGCAATGTCCGAAACAAATGATTCCACGCGGCGGCCGGCAAAGGGTCCCCGAATCGGTCTGGCGCAGATCGCGCCCGCGCTCGGCGACACCGAGGCCAATCTCGAGCGGCATCGCGCTGCGGTCGAGAAGG
This window encodes:
- a CDS encoding alpha/beta fold hydrolase, which gives rise to MRLALAAGRIAALLICVAVATGVHADGEQLLRDETSGLQYLEVLTGGAATADPVPIVVAMHGLGDHPETFRLLLDDLPAKARVIFPRGPMPHGDDGFSWFDFQPDDDEGQAALGDGIKAAAERITQLVESLKKQRGGPGRVVVCGFSQGGILSFEMAALHPDLIAEAIPVSGYLPSPLWPAERPKTRPLPKIIALHGEADRLIPLQWANWTVEALRSNGYDISLRSWPKVSHALSPEMRATLISAVVSAVEALSPHDASVGPPEKDAPAPPPEVPASPAR
- a CDS encoding CoA pyrophosphatase, encoding MTILSDDEQRPCFVLTRRAARMRSHSRQWALPGGRIDHGETAAQAALRELEEEVGLVLSADRVLGLLDDYPTRSGYVITPVVLWARRDCQLIPNPAEVAEVYRIPLAELEHPEVPQVRNIPESSRPVISIPLMGTNVHAPTAAVLYQLREVAIWGRKTRVAHFEQPVFAWS
- a CDS encoding NUDIX hydrolase; translation: MLRQPLLTLLAAYRPFDEHDARARDRIVRFVESHADCFERSLAIGHVTGSAWIVDPSRSRCLLTHHRKLDRWLQLGGHADGECDVLAVAMREAREESGLTSLRAVSDAIFDCDVHPIPERKSEAEHHHYDVRFLVEADPDEPLVVSDESHELAWIALEDVASLSGDWSVERMAAKTAR